From Natator depressus isolate rNatDep1 chromosome 7, rNatDep2.hap1, whole genome shotgun sequence, the proteins below share one genomic window:
- the LOC141991570 gene encoding neuropeptide Y receptor type 4-2-like, giving the protein MSKTEDLNMVPPFPFNKNWSLERGFLTHIPGHCRNTTDLTVFLVTSYSLETILGILGNICLISVIVRQKEKANVTSIFITNLIVSDLFMSIVCLPFTIVYTLMDYWIFGEVMCKMTSFIQCISVSVSILSLVLIGLERHQLIINPTGWRPSIPQAYLGIVVIWTLACLMSLPFLTTSVLTYDLYKQFSYITDSSADKAICMDSWPSDQHRLIYTTALLLFQYCIPLSFILVCYLRIYLRLQKRKDMFEKSAYSGQVVQLRRINILLVSMVVAFAVCWLPLHVFNSIEDWDYKAISPCHHNLIFSLCHLVAMASTCVNPVIYGFLNNNFKKEVKSLILSCQHNSSTEEYEHLPLSSMQTEVSKGSVRLSCRHNSI; this is encoded by the coding sequence ATGAGCAAGACTGAAGATCTTAACATGGTCCCTCCCTTTCCATTCAATAAGAATTGGAGTTTAGAGCGAGGCTTCCTCACACATATCCCAGGTCACTGCAGAAACACAACTGACCTTACTGTCTTTTTAGTCACCTCATATAGCTTAGAAACCATCCTAGGCATCCTGGGAAACATTTGCCTGATTAGTGTCATAGTCAGGCAGAAGGAGAAGGCCAACGTCACCAGCATATTCATTACCAACTTGATAGTCTCTGACTTGTTCATGAGCATCGTCTGCCTGCCTTTCACCATCGTCTACACCCTGATGGACTACTGGATATTTGGTGAGGTCATGTGCAAAATGACTTCCTTCATCCAGTGCATTTCTGTGAGTGTGTCAATTCTCTCCCTTGTCCTCATTGGTCTGGAAAGACACCAGCTCATCATAAACCCAACTGGCTGGAGGCCAAGCATCCCCCAAGCCTATCTAGGGATTGTAGTCATTTGGACATTAGCTTGCCTTATGTCTCTGCCCTTTCTGACGACCTCTGTCTTGACATATGACTTGTACAAGCAGTTCTCCTATATTACGGATTCTTCTGCCGACAAGGCCATATGTATGGACTCATGGCCTTCTGACCAGCACCGACTCATCTACACCACTGCCTTGCTGCTGTTCCAGTACTGCATCCCTCTCTCCTTTATCCTGGTTTGCTACCTGCGTATCTATTTACGCCTGCAGAAGAGAAAGGACATGTTTGAGAAGAGTGCATACAGTGGCCAGGTGGTTCAGCTGAGGAGGATAAACATTTTGTTAGTATCCATGGTGGTTGCCTTTGCTGTTTGCTGGTTACCATTGCACGTTTTCAATAGCATTGAGGACTGGGATTACAAAGCCATTTCCCCTTGCCACCACAACCTTATTTTCTCATTGTGCCATCTAGTAGCCATGGCTTCCACCTGTGTCAACCCTGTTATCTATGGGTTCCTAAACAATAACTTCAAAAAAGAAGTGAAGTCGCTGATACTGAGCTGCCAGCATAATTCATCAACGGAAGAATATGAACATTTACCTTTATCATCCATGCAGACTGAAGTCTCCAAAGGCTCCGTGAGGTTGAGCTGTAGACATAATTCCATCTAG